The Primulina eburnea isolate SZY01 chromosome 6, ASM2296580v1, whole genome shotgun sequence genome contains a region encoding:
- the LOC140834262 gene encoding uncharacterized protein, whose product MEIPEIHMISNFEAGVNCLQNPSLISRFFALPAGIGNGFGVYSFWKWGALIFAILATFSGVIGRIKLIFIRLHTFVPSSNQVQQIVISEDDDISLASSSEDERDDEEEEKTRPTTTFSGQRRVDEDFFVKDSRRLRNRRRRIGGGDGFDWSDFTSGKNVVKLWDSLSSSLNFGLDFDDFESDDVVSRWDFDQRRDSNGFPGRVSNSPSVFLTAERNGKGDGVILRGYDTRVRSRSPELYAEWRSSPAAKSAASTAVIGGKIYVRDDVSGVLTVGDVRNVRMPLENSGDSDGETWWDADAGIIDDEYVVVDKSN is encoded by the coding sequence ATGGAGATCCCAGAGATTCATATGATCAGCAATTTTGAAGCTGGAGTGAATTGCCTGCAGAACCCATCTTTGATTTCTCGTTTCTTTGCACTTCCTGCTGGGATTGGAAATGGTTTTGGAGTGTACAGTTTCTGGAAATGGGGTGCTTTGATTTTTGCCATATTGGCAACTTTTAGCGGTGTAATCGGGAGGATTAAGCTTATTTTCATTCGGTTGCATACTTTCGTACCTTCTAGTAATCAAGTCCAGCAGATTGTGATTAGTGAGGATGACGATATATCCTTGGCATCATCTTCTGAGGATGAGCGAGATGATGAGGAGGAAGAAAAAACCAGGCCCACGACGACGTTTTCAGGTCAACGGCGCGTTGATGAAGACTTCTTTGTTAAGGATTCACGCCGGTTGAGGAACCGAAGGCGGCGGATCGGCGGCGGCGACGGATTCGATTGGTCCGATTTCACTTCCGGTAAGAACGTTGTGAAGCTTTGGGACAGTCTGAGCTCAAGCTTAAATTTTGGGCTGGATTTCGACGATTTCGAGTCCGATGACGTGGTTTCTAGATGGGATTTCGATCAGCGTCGGGATTCAAACGGATTCCCCGGCCGGGTTTCTAATAGCCCGTCAGTTTTTTTAACGGCGGAGCGGAATGGGAAGGGAGACGGCGTCATCCTGCGAGGTTACGATACGAGAGTGCGAAGTCGTAGTCCGGAGTTATACGCCGAATGGCGGTCATCTCCGGCGGCGAAAAGTGCCGCCTCTACCGCCGTCATCGGTGGCAAGATATACGTCAGAGACGACGTCAGCGGAGTGTTAACGGTGGGAGACGTGAGAAACGTGAGGATGCCGTTGGAGAACAGCGGAGATTCTGACGGCGAAACTTGGTGGGACGCTGACGCCGGTATTATCGATGACGAATATGTGGTGGTTGACAAGTCAAATTAA